Proteins encoded within one genomic window of Cellulomonas xiejunii:
- a CDS encoding ABC transporter permease: protein MSSLARAVVDTHVVAKRNLLKILRVPEILVAVLISPIMFVVLFAYVFGGAIDPGDGVSYREFLIPGIFAQTVVFGATFTGAGIAEDMQKGILDRFRSLPMSQSAVLAGRTASDVVYNVLSLVIMALTGLLVGWRVHGTVLEAAAAFGLLLAFSYAVSWIMALVGVLVPSVEVINNASFIVIMPLTFVSNAFVPLDSFPEPLQRVVEWNPVSTLTQACRELFGNTNPGAPVPDAWSMQHPVLYTLGCVVVILVVFAPLAIARYRQTSR, encoded by the coding sequence ATGAGCTCGCTCGCCCGCGCGGTCGTCGACACGCACGTCGTCGCCAAGCGCAACCTGCTGAAGATCCTGCGCGTCCCCGAGATCCTCGTGGCCGTCCTCATCTCGCCGATCATGTTCGTGGTGCTCTTCGCCTACGTGTTCGGCGGGGCGATCGACCCCGGCGACGGCGTGAGCTACCGGGAGTTCCTCATCCCGGGGATCTTCGCGCAGACCGTCGTGTTCGGGGCCACGTTCACCGGCGCCGGCATCGCCGAGGACATGCAGAAGGGCATCCTCGACCGCTTCCGCTCGCTGCCCATGTCGCAGTCGGCCGTGCTCGCGGGGCGCACGGCCTCGGACGTCGTCTACAACGTGCTGTCGCTGGTGATCATGGCGCTCACCGGCCTGCTCGTCGGCTGGCGCGTGCACGGCACGGTGCTGGAGGCGGCTGCGGCGTTCGGGCTGCTGCTCGCGTTCTCGTACGCGGTGAGCTGGATCATGGCGCTCGTCGGCGTGCTGGTGCCCAGCGTCGAGGTCATCAACAACGCGTCGTTCATCGTCATCATGCCGCTGACGTTCGTCTCCAACGCCTTCGTCCCCCTCGACTCGTTCCCCGAGCCGCTGCAGCGCGTCGTCGAGTGGAACCCCGTCTCGACGCTCACGCAGGCGTGCCGCGAGCTGTTCGGCAACACGAACCCCGGTGCCCCGGTGCCCGACGCGTGGTCGATGCAGCACCCGGTGCTGTACACGCTCGGCTGCGTCGTGGTGATCCTCGTGGTGTTCGCGCCGCTCGCGATCGCCCGCTACCGGCAGACGTCGCGCTGA
- a CDS encoding alternate-type signal peptide domain-containing protein has protein sequence MNATTTSTTTTHRGAVKGAVAAAAGVAVLLGGMGTFALWNAEGALGEGSLQTGSLTADFGDITWNDVTPGHENLIEDLDGFQMVPGDVIVGTSTIAVVAEGENLVVVPQVVGPAGLPIDSLSESITVDVTLDGVPADGFRPGTTSVDATVTIAFDESATGEMGLGFDLGATSINLQQVAPSA, from the coding sequence ATGAACGCGACCACGACCTCCACGACCACCACCCACCGCGGCGCTGTCAAGGGTGCCGTCGCCGCCGCCGCCGGTGTCGCTGTCCTGCTCGGCGGGATGGGCACCTTCGCACTCTGGAACGCCGAGGGCGCACTGGGCGAGGGCAGCCTGCAGACCGGTTCGCTCACCGCCGACTTCGGCGACATCACGTGGAACGACGTGACGCCCGGCCACGAGAACCTCATCGAGGACCTCGACGGTTTCCAGATGGTCCCGGGCGACGTCATCGTCGGGACCTCGACCATCGCGGTGGTCGCCGAGGGCGAGAACCTCGTCGTCGTCCCGCAGGTCGTCGGGCCGGCCGGCCTGCCGATCGACTCGCTCTCCGAGAGCATCACGGTCGACGTCACCCTCGACGGGGTGCCCGCGGACGGCTTCCGCCCCGGCACGACGTCCGTCGACGCGACCGTGACGATCGCGTTCGACGAGTCCGCGACCGGCGAGATGGGCCTGGGCTTCGACCTCGGCGCCACGAGCATCAACCTGCAGCAGGTCGCGCCGTCGGCCTGA